GAAAAGCTATCTGGCGTGGAGAAGGCCTCTAACGCGTGACGACAACAGCACGTCGAGAAACGGAGCGGAGGGCAGAACCGCGATCTCCAGGGACAGCCACCGCCGCCGGCAGCAGCAATCCCACCAGGTCCCCCACGGGACCGCCTGCAGGTCACAGAGGAAAGACACATGGGCACAGAACGGCGAAGGACGGGTACGTGGCAGGTCAACGAACACACACAAAGTGGTCAGCGTTCGCTGAAGAAGCTTTCCGCCCCTCTGGCGTTCGGGGAGACGGAGCCCAGCGCGGGCACGTCCAGAACGGGGAGGGCGTGGGGCGGCCCCCGTGCCTGCCATGCGGACACGAGCGGAGCCGCTGGGAGCCATGCCCTGGCTATGAGGGAACAGCAGGGCTGTCCCGCCTGGAGACGTGGCCCTCACAGGGGGTCTCACACTGAAGATAGCACAACTCCAGTCCCAAAGAACCTCCACAAGAGGGCGTTTCCTCTGGGCACCCAGCTTGTGGGCACGGACTGTCCCCACCGTGCGGTGACCTTGGTTCAGGGGCAGCAGCATGTGGAAAGGCCACGTCCCATCCACAATGCTACACGAGGAGCCTGTGTCACATGAGCTTGCTGCTGGAGGCCGGGAGGCCAGGACTGGCCTTGCCCCCGGCTTCCCCAGGCTGGAGCACCCGTCCCCTGGCCCTTGTCCTGGACCCACCTCTGGGCAGGCCTCTGGGGAGAAGTGCTCTGCTCCCCACACCGGGTGTGAGGTGTCCTGGGAAAACGCTCCTCTCCCCAGGGCCGGATTGCTGACCGTGCTAATGGACTGTCCCAGGGCCCACGGCGAGTAGCAGTTTCTCTAAGGGACACGGTGTCTCTCCTATGACGTGTCCCTCTGTGGTTCAAACTCGGTTCAAAATTCCCAAGGAGCCTGGAGAACCACGCCCATCAGAGGCATTGGGGATGGGGGACGTGCGCACGTGGACGTGTGCACAGACACATGTAAGCACACGTGTGTGAGTACGCCCGTGTGCATGGGTATGTGTGTGAGCACGGCCCCACGCACACCTGCTCATCTTCCAGGAGAGCCCCGAGGTCACTGCAGCGTCgtcggggcggggggcagtggaGAGCGGGCATGGTGCCCGAGGAAGCGGACAGCCACGGACGGCTAAGTGCTTCCTCTGCCGATAATTAAAAACCCAGAACCTTTCAAGCTCCTCAGCAGCAGGCGGGCAGGCGTCTCTGGGGAGCATCCGCCCTCTCTCCACAGGGGACGGGGCTCTGACTCCTTGCCTCGAACtgctggctccccactgcctcccctctgCGTCGAGTTCCAGAGGGAGAGCTTGGAACACGTCACTGAGCTGAATTCAAACTGGAAAGTCACCGGAACAGACCCTTCACAGTAGCTCTCTCCATGCACGGAGCTAACCCggagggcaggcaggaaggaCTTGGTCATGCTGGGGATGCAGGGCCTCGGGCCTAGGCCCAGGGCCCTGTCCCTGCCACTGACCTGCCCTGAGCCCGATGTCCACCCAGAAGCCATGGGGATCTGTAgtccccaccccgcccacccagCTGGGCTTGGGCCTACCTCTTAAGAAAGCCCCCCGTTGCACACGCCAACAAGGACATGTCTTGTCCTTGTTCCTGGTCCCTCAGGGATGGGCGGTGGGTCCATGTCCAGATCGCCAGATCCCCCACTGGGTGCCCACGACCCTTAGCTGGTCCTGCCCGAGAGCAGCGTTCCATCCTCTGGCCAAAGGTGCCCGAGGACCTGTACCTCCAGCAGGACACATGGGATGGGGGGCCCTTAGGAACCCATCAGGACAGCCAGCCCGAGGTGGGAACATGAACTTGCCTCTGTCATGGCCGGGCATGGGGGCTCCCCTAGAGCACGGCTAACCCATCTGTCCCCACCAGGCCCCTGCTCAGCCCACAGAGCTGGCCACGGGGCATGCCCCCGAAGGCTGCCCTGCCCTGCAGAGGTGTCCTCATGAAACAGAAGCCCGGTGGGGCTGTCACTCTGTCCACGCGTGACACCTCACTCCTGGCAGGTCCTCGGCTCTTTGAGTCTCGTGCTCTCAGCATCCAAGAGAACCCAGTGCTGGGTGGCTCCCCTGTCCTCTGACACCTGCCAGCACCTCCAGGGTCACGTTCCCACCAACACCCTCAGGGCTCCCACAAGGACTCCACGCCAGGCTGTCAGCCTCTCCTGGGCCCCAGGCCCCTGCCGGCCTGGCCCTGTCATGGTTACTGCGGGTACAAACCCCGAGCTCTGGTCACGGTCCCCACGGGGGCAGTCCGGAGAGCTGGCTGTCACTTGGCTGAGGAATAGACAGGTTGGTCAACTTCCCCGAGCCTTGCCACACCCGTGTCCCACAGGGTCAGGGAGGACCTCTTTGGGCCTCCAGGTCCACCAGGTCCTCAAGTGCTGGCCCTGAGACCACAGGAACCCCCATCTCCCTGCACCGCCCAGCGCAGCAGTCATGGGCACCCCCACAAAGGCCGAGTTCCATCTGCTCTCCTGCCCGCTTCCCACCCTGACCCCTCAGGAGAAATGTGAGCTTGTGCTCTGTCCCCATGCACTGTCCCCAGCGGCTCGGCAGGGGCGGAGCTGACAAGGACACTTGCCCCTATGCCTGAGCCACAGTGTGGGCAGCGGACACCATGGCCTCCATGCTGCTTGGGACCTGGCCACGGCCCCTTCCTGCTGCTGCCCAGCAGCCCAGAGCGGAGTCCTAAGGTTCTGGGTCCCCTCTGCTAGCAAGGACATGGCGGCCAGCCTTCTTTTTAGGAAACCAGCACCAGCTGAGGTCCCCAGCAACGGCCTCTGGCCCGGTCGCTGTCAGTGTGTCAGGCAATATCATGGGCCAGCAAGAGCCATTGCCTAGGGTGGCTGACGTGTCTGGAGGTCTCCAGACCTCCCTGTCCCCCACGGGACAGCCCAGAGCAACAACACGGCAGACTGTCTACTATGCCCCCCGTGGAAGGTCCGGACGGCATCACAGACTTCTCCGGAGCGGCTCTCGAGGGACTCAGTCCAGGCAGCTGGCCCGGCCCCGCCTCCATCCCCCGCAAACATTTTAAACTCACCAGCGTCTACTGTGAGCCTCACATCCTGGGCAAGGCCCCTGGCTCCGCAGGGGAAGAAGATATCGGGGGAAGGTGTGGAGGAGGACACCCACCGCATGCACGGCCCGAGAGCTCCCCAGCCGACTTGACCGCCTGCGGCGTCCGGGGCTGCTCCTGAGCCAACACCCATCTTGGGGCGCCCCCcagactcccccaccccacccccctccagcaGCAGGCAGGGCCCCCGCTCCACATTCCAGGGGCCCCACTCTCCTACTGCAATGCACGTgtgacacacgcacacacacccaggcACGCACACACCCGCCCGTCAGGCCCCTTCACGCACAAGGCTCCGGACACACTCAGGGAGACGTGCCCAGGGCACAGCTCCGGGGGCTTgtctggagagaaggcaggcagccCTCCGAACAGCCTGCAAACCCCCGCTTCCTCCGGCAGCCCGAGCAGAAACCTCGGTGAAGAATTCACACTTAGTCACTAACCCTCCGTGGGGAGAGGAAGTCACAGTCACAGAGCCGACCTCGGCCACCCCGCGGGTTACTCAGACCCAGACGGGCGGACAAGCTGGCGGGCGCACGGACTGGCACACTTAGCGGCCGTGGGGCAGCTGGGCGTGAGGACACAGGTCACACCCACAGACCCACCCTCTGACAGAAGCACAGCCCCCAGCGGCCACCCCCACCTCAGTCTCCTCACTCACTGCTGTCTTTCCGAGCTGCTGCTGCAGACCCCCCTGGATGAAGGCAGACCCGAGTCCCCTCCAGCCCCCTAGGCTGGGAGGCCACCCTCGCGCGGCCCAAGCTGGACTGGACCTCGGGTCCTGGGACCCTTCCCTTCAGGCCTAGGCCACTTCCTGCTGCCCTGGAGGGACTGCTCCCTAATACGGGCCTGGAGGGCCGGCCGAGACCTCTGGCCAGGCACGTCCCTGGCAGGACGCCAGCCCTGGCTCTCTGCGCCCTCTGCCATCAGGACCCACAGGAGGCCATGGCAGCCccagtggggagggatagggctGAGGGGAATTGGCAGTTCTGGGAAAGGCCACAGGGCTTGGACCAGAAAGCTAGCACTGGCCAGCTCAGGGGCAGGACCGTCCTCCCCAGGCTTCTGTCCCTTCCGTAACAATTGTTACCTGCAGGACAATGATGTCTACActtgggggaggaagaggataAAAAGGGCAGTGCCCATTGACCTGACGGGTGGCCGGAGCCTGGGACCCCACCTCCCAGGGCTAGACCCAGGGTCCAGGCACCAAGGTAAAGATTCCTGCAGCCCAGAAAGCCAAGAGCCCTCCCAGGACCTCTCATGCTTGACCTCACAGCTTAGGGGCCGGCCCCCACCAGCAGCAGGCAGGGGtacccacaaccccccacccccctggccCAGAACCACAGCGCTATTACCGATATCACGCAGCCCCTCTCAAGACAGAGCCTCACCCAAGGTCTGGAGAGAGCGCCAAGCCAGGCCCCTGGACTTTGGAGCTGCCCCTGCTGTGAAGCCTGGGGCAGGAAACTGCCCAACCCAGGCCCCCATTTCACCCAAGAAAGGTCTTCCTTCTCCCAGCTGAAGCCTGCGTCCCCAACCCCGCAGCCTTGTCCTTTGCTGCTCCCACTCCAGTCTGGCCTCACCTTCgttgggcaggggtggggggtggtccttACCCAGACTAACTTCTCCTGTGGCCTCTCCATCCAGCCTGACCTTCTCCTGGGGGTCCTCACCCAATCTCCCTTTCCCCATTCAGCCTGACTTTTCACCCAGCATGACCTTCCCTGGGTTGCGACAAAAAAACCCAGCAGGTCTGTTGGGACTCTGCCTTCCCTGGGGCTGCCCGGAGCGCTGTGCCCTCTGGGCCAGTCACCTGGCTGCACAGGACACGTGGCATCCTGGGACACTGCGTGGGGAAGGGGGGCCGACTGTCATTGGCTCCCAAGCCACCTAGAATCTATATCAGGAACTACTCTCACGTTGCTGAGCAAATCGGGacccaaaagagaaaggacaagccCAAACATCAAACAATCAAAAGCCAGGATTCCTGCCTTTGATGTAAAAGCGCACTTCCCTCCCACACCCCAGTCTGGGTCCTTCCTGGAAGGACGGCCCTTGGACCCCCGCTTCCCTGCGGAGTACCCTTCTGCCATGGCCCACTTGGGGACCGCaaagccaccccccccccgcaGGCGTGCACCCCAAGAGCCCTTCTTCCAGGTTGggtggaggggggctgggaggccgCACCTCCCTGCGCCTGGGAGATGCTGAAGCCCCACACCTAAAGATGGCCTGGCCAGGACCACCTGCGTGCTGAGAGCGCAGACACACAGACGCCAGCCCGGGGCACCTGCGGGTCGTTGGGGTGAGTGCCCCTCTGGCGCAGCCGGTTCCTGCTTGGAGCggtcctgtccccccaccccggtAGGCGAGGGAGGGCGCTCGCAGGCGCGGGCCTGGAGATGGACCTGGGATgtggggctctggggaggggggagggtctCGGGTGCAAGGCTCCTGGGAGGGGGCGCAGGCCGGGACTGGGGTCCCTCCACCAGGGGGCAGGAGCGTCGGCCGTACCTGCGGGCGCATCTGCCGTCGTCGAACACGAAGGTCCGGTTGGTGTGGCCCGTGCCGCGCGCCCCTCGCTGCGCCCCCCTGGACGAGCCCCCCGGGACGCCTGCCCCGTCGGGGAGAGGCATGCGCGGCGGCAGCGGCTGGGATCCGGAGCGGAGGGAAAAGCTGCTTTGCCTTGGCCGAAGCACCGCACTTTTCTCCCTCCGAGCAGAAGAAAGTCTTTTCCGGGGTGGGGGTCGGGCGCCAGGCGGGGCGTGTCCCCTGCCAGCGGCGCAGCGACCGGTCGCGTGGGCGCATCCGCACCCGGGGACCCGCCCCCCCCACCGAGGCGCTCGGAACCCTCCCAGCCACGCTTTAACGCTGGGAACCCCCAAGGGCGCATGGGGCTCCTCgctcctggggggagggggctcggTCCTTCCAGCAACGCCGGCCCGCGTCCCCGGAGGCGCAGCAAGAGGAGCGGACAGAGCCTGGCGCTCGGGCACGGGACGCTCCAAGGACCTGCGGGGCCTGGGCTCTGAGCagagctccccccccccccccgtcagtGAGCTGAGGGGGTGGCGCTGGGCAGGCCGAGAGCACTGgcgcggccagaggcagggtggggaggcaggccgGCCAGCCCTGGGAGCTGGGGCGCTgcggaggcccagggagggaagaTGCCGTCCAGAGCTACAGCTGGGCGCGGTTCGCGAGCCCCCGGCTCCTAGGCGGAGGGTGGCACTTCACCGAGGAGGAGCGCCTGGGAAGGGGACGTGTTTCCGGGGACAGGCACAAGTGCACTGCAGACTTGCCGGCCTCCGGGGCCGGTGGGTGTCCTCCAGCCCTTCCCAGCCGACTCGATCGCACAGATCTCCGACGGCAGTTCTCAGACCAGCTGTCCGCTCTCCTCTGGGACCCCCCCAGCGGGATTCCTGGCTGCAGAACCTTCCAGAAAccctcagctcctcctcctctccccacacctgtGGCTGCCCCGCCTCAGGCAACACCGTGGGGAGCGTCCTCCCTGCCACCTACATGCCGGGACCCGCCCCGTCCAGAACACCACTCTACgctcctgccctccttccccggGTAGGCGTAGCCTTCGCCTGCGTCCCCCTACCTAGCTAGGCTCCCTGCGGGCAGGCCCGGCCTCGCAGGTGGCTGAGCCCAGCTGAGCGGGAGTGGGAGCGGCCCGCCCCCCCCCGTCCTCCGATCCCCCCGGAGAGGGCAGAGGAGCACACAGGCGGGTGGACTCCAGCCTCAGAGCCCGCAGACCACGCCCGCACACCCCTGCAACGCAGCTCCTGCGggagggccggggtgggggggcggggccgcACGTGGGGCAGGGGTCCACGTGAGTGGGCGGAGCCGGCCTTACGCATGCGTGGTGCGGGGTGTGGCGTCCCCGGCGCGTGGTTACGTCACTGCAGCTGCGCTCATGGCGTCTTGCGGCCCTGAGGCTGCGCTTGGGGGGTGCAGGTGAGGAAGTGGGGGGCGCTGGAGGGGTCAGGCGGAAGGCCTCTGCTCAGGGGTGCGGGGCTGGGGACCCGAGCTGCAGGTCCCCATCCGTCGGGACCGCCTGGGGCAGGGCACCCTGTGCAGGCCTCGTGGGGGGCGGCGGGCCAAGGGGGCCCCTGCCCTGCAGCAGCCCCCACCGCGCCCGGCGGCCCCCAGAGAAGACCGTGAGGGCCCCTGGGTCTCGGCAGCCTTTTCTGGGGTTCACGGAGCTCCACGCTCTTGCCTGTCCTGGGCAGTGGCTCGTCCCCATCCAGCGTCCTGGGCTGCAGCGAGGACTACGGTCAGGCCGCCCGCCTGGTCAGGGCGCCCCCCGAGCGCCCCGGCTCCGGCTCCAGCCTTGGCCTCCCGAGGAACGTGCTCAGCGAGAGGGAGCGCAGGTGGGCGGAGGACCGTCCCGGGCTGGCCGGGGCCTTGTGGTGGGGGCAGCGGCGGACGTCAGACTGGTGACCTGGGTGTGGGCAGTGGACAGGGATGTGGGGGCCGTGCAGTCAGCGGGCAGTTAGCATGCGGCAAGGAAACCCAAGGGACGGGCTTCCCAGGGCCCACCTGGGCAGCCCCCTCTCTGACCCCAGGCCTGGGCAGCTCAAGGGTGTCTCTCGGGGTCTCTAGCAGGGGTGGTCCAGGGACGGGCTGGCCAGAGCTGGTGCAAAGATCTGGGTAGCCTGTGGCCCACAACCTTGAAGGGTCACCTTGTTCCGAGAGCCGCCCAGGGGTGAGCCCAGGGTCCCTCTGAGGGGAGAGCCCGTGGCCGTGGTCCTTCTCGCTGGCCAAAGCCAGGTGGGCTGCTGGACATGTGGCTTGTCTGGAAGCAGGAAGCGGATCTCGGTGAGCTGTGAGCGCCTGCGGGCCCTGCTGCCCCGTTTTGATGGCCGGCGGGAGGACATGGCCTCAGTGCTGGAGATGTCCGTGCAGTTCCTTCGGCTCGCCGGCACCCTGCTTCCCAGCCAGGAGCCGCACACCGTGAGTGGTGTTCCGCCCGGGCTACGCTGCATGGAGGGGCTGCCGGGGGACATCTCGCCCCCCGGGGGCAGCCAGGGTGGCTGTGATGGCGGTGGGGCGGTGTTCTCTGTTTGTGCCAGTTCCAGCTGTCCGTGCACCGTCTCCCCCAGTGAGGTGGGAGCCCCCGGGAACAAGCTTGGTCCCCGCTTCAGTCCCTGACGTCCCCTCCGTCCACCGTTCTGCTCTTCCAGGCCGTGGTCTGTGCTCAGGCTGAGCCTCTCAGACCCCCGCGGGGCAGCCCGTGACGACCCATGGCCTGcgtgtcctgtgtgtgtgtgtctgttgctCGGCTGTTCTGGTTTACGAGGCTCGTTTCCGTTGTAGGTTCTGGGTCCGTCCAGGGAGGTGTGGCGCGAGTGGCAGACGGATGTTCTGCCGCAGGTCCTGTCGAGTGCGGGCACAGCAGGGTCCCCAGACTGTGGCGCGGGAGCCTCCGGCCTGACTGTGTTAGTgtcccctgggggctggggggcccaTGGGGCAGCAGATGCAGACCGTTCAGGatctccctctgtcttctgtcACCTAGGCCACCGGCTCCTGTGAGCTGTGGGACCGCGGGCGCAGTTGAGGACGAGGCCCGGCCGGCGGCGGCCGAGGTGGTGGAGGGGCCGCCAGTCCTCCCTGGTAAGCGAGAGCAGGTCGCAGTGCGGATGGGTTTGGTGTCCTCGCCAGGGGACAGGCCTGGGCTGCAGGATGGCTTCTGAGCCCGGGGCACGGCGGGGTCCATTCCTCAACGAAGTTTGGCACCTACTGTGGTCTCATCATGACACACCCACGTGTCGGGGTGAGCCTCGGGGACCCCACGCTGCTCGCAGCTGCGGCAAACAGGTTCATGGACACGGCCGAGGTGCCCGGGCTTCTAGGCTACAGGCTCTCCTTCGTCTGTCCTTGTTGTCCTCCTTTGTGGGGAACAGCGTCCACGCTTTTGCTCCCTGAGGACAGGCCCCCGGTCCTCCTTCACTTTGGGCCTCTGGGGGTCCCCGGGTCCCGTCCTTGTGCCTGCTGCTGACCACTGCTGTGCCCAGCTCTCTCGAGCAGCCCCTGCAACCTGGGCTTCTTGGCGCCCTCCTGATCCTGTCTTCTGGAGCCGTGTGAGTCACAGGCTGCACAGGGAGGGCATCTGTCCTTTTACTGTGCAGCCACGCACGCAGGGCATTTCCAATGACTGCGTCTGGCTCGTGCTGGACCCCGCAGCCCAGCCGTCTGTCACTCCTTGGGTGTGAATGGCTGCGGGGGGTTTAGGCCCCATGCACTTGACTGCCTTGGGAGCCAAGGCTGTGCCTTCTGATTGCCCGAATGTGCccatggagtgggggaggggaccgCCTGTCACTGGGGCTGGTGGCGGAGCTGGGGCCTCAG
This DNA window, taken from Lutra lutra chromosome 13, mLutLut1.2, whole genome shotgun sequence, encodes the following:
- the SOHLH1 gene encoding spermatogenesis- and oogenesis-specific basic helix-loop-helix-containing protein 1; translation: MASCGPEAALGGCSGSSPSSVLGCSEDYGQAARLVRAPPERPGSGSSLGLPRNVLSERERRKRISVSCERLRALLPRFDGRREDMASVLEMSVQFLRLAGTLLPSQEPHTVLGPSREVWREWQTDVLPQVLSSAGTAGSPDCGAGASGLTVPPAPVSCGTAGAVEDEARPAAAEVVEGPPVLPEPCSLLSQSPGPSPPEALRPPPLWPPCAWQPPSPLVSAEARSCLGRVGPPADGADPVGTLDTRPVLGCDVEDGVSYLLNTGPDWWLGSVEGRGARAPSRSAVRSSLLDRAEPGFPTDPEPSLHELPDGPLEPWGSDAGCPSLALREEVDSIFPDFFPC